GCACTGTTCATATCGTTAGAGATAACtgataaataacttgcccaaaattaTGTGGTTAATAAGTGGCAAGGTAGGCCTTTAAAATTAGGTCTAATTCTCAGCCAGAGTTTCTCATCCCAGTGCTATACACTCTGGGCATTTATCACATCTGATTATCAAAATGAATGCAGGGGTGAACCCCATATAGTCTTAAAGCCTGGGTCTACTAAGGGCAATCCTGGTAAACTTTTCTTGCTGTAACTAGGCAGAAAGCAAATTTCTGAAAGCAGGAACTACGTTTCATTCATTCTTATATTGCATACAGTGTCTCAAACATAAAagctcaaaaaatgtttgttaaataaaattctgCAAGTATCTTAGTGCCTTCTTGCCATGTAAATACTCAAATTTAGTGCTTTTCACCAAGCAAATATCTAGAATGTCCAACCTAGCTATGTTACCTCAATTACCTCAGCAGAAACTTACAACCTAAGAAAAGGTTACACCTAGTCCTACAAAAGTGCATTGCCCTAGGTTATATGGGTGGTTTTTACCCTCTTTGGAAAGGactatatgaaaaatgaaatcagacaCAAGCAGTACCATTATTAGTAAAAACTTTTGCTTACACATCGTCTTTGGCCTCATGACAACACATTAGAAGTTCAGAAGCTATACGAGAAAGATGCAACTACAGAAATCTTTCtggaattcaaagaaaaaaagcttcAAAAGCTTGGCTCTAAATCAATGGCAGATGCAAGATTTGAACTATGCTACTAACACCTTTTTAGTCCACACTGCTATATTTAAGTCAACATGTTATGTGGTAGGGCAGCTACCTCAATAGAAATCTTTCATCAAGTAACGAGAATGTGTAGCATCAAGGCAAAAAGAGCTCTCTTTTTCCTATCTGCCAAAATGATTTTACAACAAAGTGAtgcattaattttctattgctaaaCTTCCCAACTTTTTCTGTAATGCTTAAAATGTTAACACTTAGCCATAAAAGCTCTTTCTTCGAGACGTTAACAATACTTTccacaaaattttcattttcctaaaatataatatctaaataaaaagcaatggcATAATACTTTATTTGGGgtatttataaatcaaaattgATATAAGTGAATATTCCATATGGAAAGCTCAATTATATACTACTAATGTTACGACTTATAGTTTCTTAATGCCTCTCTCAACTTTCCTTTTTGTCTATATTATTTCAAATTCTGCTGATGTGAAAACTCTACTTACTTCTTCATTTTGAGGGGTTGTAGGAGGTCTTTCTAAATCCAGAAAATCTAGTggtctttcacttagtgtaagtACACGAGGTGGTGTTTTTAGTGCCAGAGGTTTAAAGGGAGTTGACTGAATAAGGTCAAGATCTGCTGGTCTTGAAAATGAAACGTCTTCATTATTTCCTAAGAgtaagaggggggaaaaaaaggaaagagagattttaaaaagatagtgattttgctaaaatatatttaCCTTCTCCCACTTTTGAAATATTAACCTACCCAATAAGCATTAGTTTCTTTACAAATATGCTTTCAGCATAAGAATTGACATTTCACTAATTTTTAACATTCTGGTGtagaaatgataaagaaattatgCAACACATAATATATgacaaagaactggtacccataatatataaaaaaaaaacttttaaaacacccAATTTTTCAAACTGGCAAAACGTTTGAGTAGATACTTCACAAACAAGATCTATAAACAAGCCAAAAAGCACACAGGCAAATGTTCAAAATTATTAACATCAGGGAAATAGAATTATTTGATGCCACACACCAACTCAAACAGTgagaattaaaaagactgacaatacaaAAAGTTGGCAAGGATAGGGGGCAACTGAAACTCTCATCCACCACTGATTGGAATTGAACACAGTACAACAATTTGGAAAATAGCTTGGCAgcttttcaaaaagttaaacataacttacaatataatccagcaatttcacttctaaagATAGGAAAACATACATCctcacaaagacttgtacatgaatatacACAGTAGCTTTATCCCTAACAACCTCAAACAGGAAACACCACAAACATCCATCAACAGACGAATGgatagataaacaaattatggtgtATCCAAACAGTGAAATATTACTCAGTAATGAAACGGAATGAACTGATATCTGTAACAACATggaagaatttcaaaaacattacacttaataaaaaaatccaaacaaaagagcgtatactctatgattccatttttatgaaactCTAGGAAAGACAAATTTAGTCTCTGGTTATAGGAAGGAGATCATGGTTGCCCAGAGTTGTGGGGTAGGGACTGACTGAGAAGGGGCTCAAGAGAACTTTCTGGGGTaacaaaaatgttctatatctggactgtggtggttacatgggcatacgcatttgtcaaaactcatcaagtgtacacttaaaatgtatatgttttatgtatgtaAAACCTCAATAATTAGTTggattattaaaaaatactgtttgagctgagcacagtggctcatgcctgtaatcccagtactttgggagaccaagatgggaggatcccttgagccccagagttcgaGGCTACCGTGAGCTATAATCAgcccaccacactccagcctgcatgacagagcaagaccctgtctttaaaaaagagaaatactgtTTGAAATTCAGACTactataatgaataaaaatttcaaaaagataacGTTGAGTTTCCCAACCCCttttctatataatattttgaaaaacctaaaagttttcataaaaatgcataaaatgaagaTTTACCAAGAAACTTTCTAAATAAGTGTGAAATACCTGCTACAACGATCCTCTCTGGAACCTGCATTATCACACTAGCATTTGGAACTCCTTCTTGGAATCCTTGCTCCAGGTCAGCATTTGGTGGTGCTACTTTTAACTTTTCCGGGACCCTCATTCGCTGACTAATACCTTCGGTATATTCCATTTCATACTGAATTCGACTAATTTCCGCCATCTCAGAAGCAGTGGGAGAAGGAAATGCTGCCCCACTCACCCTGTgggagaaaaatttaaagacaggGATGACCCAGTATTAAAATGCCAGTCTCCTCTGTGTAGTGAAGTTAGAAGACATTATCTTACAGAAAGAGCAAAAGGAAACTTCTCATTTGCAAATACTGaatacatacaaaggaaaaataaatcatcgAAGACAATGTTTTCCTAAACAAAATGCCTTCTTACTTATCAGCTGAAATTGTACTTAAGGATACTGTTtagaagcaaattttaaaaattatgtgtacatacacatacacatatactctctctgcagaaacaaaaatatgcaTGCTGCTTATAACTCAAAAATGCCTGAAAtagaatgtaaattaaaatttcctaACCTATTTGAGGGAAAGCTGCTTGacctctataaaaataaaattagaaattgctgtcatgcatgaaaaaaataaaacctttaaatgataaaaatccaACTCCCAAGGTAAATAAGTTTAATTCTGAATTTACTAAAAAACGATGCAACTCCTGAAAATCACATCACAGAAATTAAAACTCTTACTGAATGTGTATCTAATGACCGAGATGCAATGAATAccaaatataaaatttgtattaataaatccTAATGTATGCATTCATTTTTGGAGGGATTGAAAGTTTTAcattattaatttgtatttaatatcatatttacatatatattttttaaaagcatcacaTGCCTTTAAAGGGAAAGACAGTACAAATGCATTGAGTAACCTTCTAAATTGGAGAAGGATCCATGATTCCAGGGAAACATGGTAGAAATAATGTTGCCCCAAAATACAGAATGCCAATAAAAGTGTAAAAGATCATGGTCAGCCTATGGCCATCAGCTTTAATGCCACTGTCTCTCAAACCTGTAATACCAGCTCAACTGAATAAAATTTCACTGACCTTCCTAGTGGTGTGTCACTGCTTgttcttttactcattttaataCAGTAAATACACGTCtaaaatagctattaaaatacTGCTACCCTGTAGTTCAGTTTACTTTACACAACAATTCCCCTACAGATCTGAACTTTTTTTGGAGGTGTACATAACAACACGGACACTGCTTTTCCAgctgcaaaaaagaaagaataaaaatcagtatttcaaCAATTCATTTCATAAGAAAACTATGAATAAAAGTGAATatctacttaaaattatttttagacttGAACATGGCTTGGGGCTTGGTCTGAGAAATCAATTTTCAAATCTCTCCTGAACAGTTATTCTATACCTTGAAAATCACAAAGACGGTTTTAAGCATAGTCTGTTTTATGATTGTGCAAACAGGATAAAGAAAAGCTCTATCAAATGTATATACAAACGTGAAGTTAGACtagaaaaaaacaacactgccATAAAACTCCTCTAATCGTTATatcctaaagggaaaaaaaccttttttttctgGACTAagcacaaatgaagaaataaagaagaggatGCGAAGggtaaaaagtaaatatatttgagGTAGCCTAAAAATTTGGTATGTAAGCAATggtttctttaaaaggaaataaatttcaaaaagttgAATTACACCAAATTTTCAGCaaaagatattatatataaattaagggcaataaaaaattaaagacagtAGAAATGTCTTTATGATAGTGGGGATATTTCCTAAACTACATGTCAAGAGATGTAGTCTGAACCTGCAGCCttaccacatgtggccttctaggtccttaagtgcggccttttgactgaatccaaactttacaGAAGAAACCCTTTTGTTAAAAGGGGTGCAACAGAAAAAGAAGcagcttttcttgcttcctttggtgcttaaaaaagaacactcTTGAAATCAGGAGGCCACAGGTTCCTCGCCTCTGGATGCTTAGCAGAGTTCTTAGTAGTTGGTTATCCTGCTAAGTCCTGACAACTGGTTTAATAATCACTGCTAACTagcttcttttattctttacCAAAATGTCTTTGGGGACATAAATCTTTAAGGATTTGGCATGCAGATGATTTAAAGACTAATAGagccaaaagagaaaatttttactcACAAATGTGTACCAACTACTGCTTGCTATTTGGCACTATCGCTTCTGTGCTTCATATTAAATCCTTTAACTTGCTTCAATGTGCATGTGCTGGATTTACAGCCACTTTTGTCCCTGGGGGAGAAAAATGGGCTAATTGAGAAACTAGATGATACTCATACTAGGGTTTCATTGTTGGGAATTCTCAAAATGGTAACAGTAACAAAGACGAACACATCACCTTAAGAaaccaataaaagaataaagaaagaaaaa
The nucleotide sequence above comes from Eulemur rufifrons isolate Redbay chromosome 1, OSU_ERuf_1, whole genome shotgun sequence. Encoded proteins:
- the MFF gene encoding mitochondrial fission factor isoform X9, translated to MSKRTSSDTPLGRVSGAAFPSPTASEMAEISRIQYEMEYTEGISQRMRVPEKLKVAPPNADLEQGFQEGVPNASVIMQVPERIVVAGNNEDVSFSRPADLDLIQSTPFKPLALKTPPRVLTLSERPLDFLDLERPPTTPQNEEIRAVGRLKRERSMSENAVRQNGQLVRNDSIPVLRGGSAAATSNPHHDNVRYGISGIDATIEGTSDDMTVVDAASLRRQIIKLNRRLQLLEEENKERAKREMVMYSITVAFWLLNSWLWFRR
- the MFF gene encoding mitochondrial fission factor isoform X10, producing MSKRTSSDTPLGRVSGAAFPSPTASEMAEISRIQYEMEYTEGISQRMRVPEKLKVAPPNADLEQGFQEGVPNASVIMQVPERIVVAGNNEDVSFSRPADLDLIQSTPFKPLALKTPPRVLTLSERPLDFLDLERPPTTPQNEEIRAVGRLKRERSMSENAVRQNGQLVRNDSMYGISGIDATIEGTSDDMTVVDAASLRRQIIKLNRRLQLLEEENKERAKREMVMYSITVAFWLLNSWLWFRR
- the MFF gene encoding mitochondrial fission factor isoform X13 — protein: MAEISRIQYEMEYTEGISQRMRVPEKLKVAPPNADLEQGFQEGVPNASVIMQVPERIVVAGNNEDVSFSRPADLDLIQSTPFKPLALKTPPRVLTLSERPLDFLDLERPPTTPQNEEIRAVGRLKRERSMSENAVRQNGQLVRNDSMYGISGIDATIEGTSDDMTVVDAASLRRQIIKLNRRLQLLEEENKERAKREMVMYSITVAFWLLNSWLWFRR